In Pyrodictium occultum, the genomic window GGCGAGGAGGGTGCTGGTAGCTATAACGGGGGCCAGCGGGATAGTATACGGGGTAAGGCTTGCGGAAACCCTCAACTCGATGAAGATGCTTGAAGCGGTGATATATACGCGCAGCGCGGAGCTCGTGGCGAGAGAGGAGATGGGGCGTAGTCTGGTAGACCTGCTCGGGGGGCTCGATGCCCCAGTCTACCGTGATGACGAGCTGGATGCGCCATACGCCAGCAGTAGCAGGATCCCGGCGGGGGGTATGGCCGTAGCCCCCTGCAGCACCCGCACCCTGGCAGCGGTTGCCCACGGAATCGCCGATAACCTGGTGGCGCGGGCGGCGCTGGCAACCCTCCGCCTCCGCCGCCGCCT contains:
- a CDS encoding UbiX family flavin prenyltransferase, whose protein sequence is MLVAITGASGIVYGVRLAETLNSMKMLEAVIYTRSAELVAREEMGRSLVDLLGGLDAPVYRDDELDAPYASSSRIPAGGMAVAPCSTRTLAAVAHGIADNLVARAALATLRLRRRLVLVVRETPLGLAEIRNMLLAAENGATVLPASPAFYHRPRTIEDMVMFIVGKVLDALGIEHGLYRRWRLEEPGPLGGG